From Prosthecobacter sp., the proteins below share one genomic window:
- a CDS encoding AAA family ATPase yields MSNSPLPKDDVAAIDELRRVYLRLSTELKKIIVGQDKVVEQLAICLFARGHALLMGVPGLAKTLLISRLAETMSLSFSRIQFTPDLMPMDITGTDILQELPGGKRAFEFAKGPVFANIVLADEINRAPAKTQAAMLEAMQEHKVTVAGRTYTLDSPFFVLATQNPIEQEGTYPLPEAQLDRFMFMIGVDYPSRDEEIAIARSTTGQSLPKLEHVLDGPKVLAFQDLVRRVPVPDHIYEFAVDLARKTRPASSEAPAWLKPLVSWGAGPRAVQNLILGAKARAALNGSYMVRLEDVIEVADPVLRHRVMTTFTAESDGVTSRDVAKRLVDELAKA; encoded by the coding sequence CATTGATGAACTGCGTCGGGTTTACCTCCGACTCAGCACCGAGCTGAAAAAAATCATCGTCGGCCAGGACAAAGTCGTCGAGCAGCTCGCCATCTGCCTCTTCGCTCGCGGCCACGCGCTGCTGATGGGCGTTCCCGGCCTAGCCAAGACATTGCTCATCTCCCGGCTCGCCGAAACGATGTCGCTCAGCTTCAGCCGCATTCAGTTCACGCCCGATCTGATGCCCATGGACATCACCGGCACGGACATCCTGCAAGAGCTCCCCGGCGGCAAACGCGCCTTCGAGTTCGCCAAAGGCCCCGTCTTTGCGAACATCGTCCTCGCCGACGAAATCAACCGCGCACCCGCCAAAACGCAGGCTGCCATGCTCGAAGCGATGCAGGAGCACAAAGTCACCGTCGCCGGCCGCACCTACACGCTCGACAGCCCTTTCTTCGTCCTCGCCACGCAGAACCCCATCGAGCAGGAAGGCACGTATCCCCTGCCCGAAGCCCAGCTCGACCGCTTCATGTTCATGATCGGCGTCGATTATCCGAGCCGTGACGAAGAAATCGCCATCGCGAGAAGCACGACCGGTCAGAGTTTGCCAAAACTGGAGCACGTCTTGGATGGCCCGAAGGTTCTCGCCTTCCAAGACCTCGTCCGTCGAGTCCCCGTGCCTGATCACATCTATGAATTCGCCGTCGATCTCGCGCGGAAGACACGTCCAGCCAGCAGCGAGGCACCCGCTTGGTTGAAGCCTCTTGTCAGTTGGGGCGCTGGTCCTCGTGCCGTGCAGAATTTGATCCTCGGTGCCAAGGCACGCGCTGCCTTGAACGGCAGCTACATGGTGCGGCTGGAGGACGTCATCGAAGTCGCTGATCCTGTGCTGCGTCATCGTGTGATGACGACGTTTACTGCGGAGAGTGATGGCGTGACGAGCCGTGATGTGGCGAAGAGGTTGGTGGATGAACTCGCGAAGGCCTAA
- a CDS encoding four helix bundle protein: protein MSTARKFDHEKLEVYQLELQFIAWLTNLFAEIQSSKTPRLSEVIDQLDRASLSALLNTAEGNGRRATQQRVRFFDDARGSATECAACLDAIVAKMACKQERVLDGKDMLLSVVSILSALIARFEGASTKVPVQAGSSVRRPGIRRSFREEETE from the coding sequence ATGTCCACCGCACGCAAGTTCGACCACGAAAAGCTAGAGGTTTACCAACTCGAACTGCAGTTCATCGCCTGGCTCACCAATCTCTTTGCAGAAATCCAGTCCTCCAAAACACCCCGCCTCTCCGAAGTCATCGATCAACTCGACCGCGCCAGCCTCTCTGCCCTCCTGAACACGGCTGAAGGTAACGGCCGCCGGGCCACTCAACAGCGCGTCCGCTTCTTCGACGACGCTCGCGGCTCAGCCACCGAATGCGCCGCATGCCTTGATGCGATCGTCGCCAAAATGGCGTGCAAGCAAGAGCGTGTTCTCGATGGCAAGGACATGCTGCTCAGTGTTGTCTCGATCTTGAGTGCGCTGATCGCTCGTTTTGAAGGAGCTTCAACCAAGGTGCCTGTGCAAGCTGGCTCTTCGGTGCGAAGGCCGGGTATCCGCCGCTCGTTCAGGGAGGAGGAGACGGAGTAG
- a CDS encoding DUF58 domain-containing protein, with the protein MAESSRSFLDPAVLSRLIALPLNARQAMLGNVSGKHRSPVRGSSLEFAQYRKYVPGDDTRRLDWRTWGRSDRFYIKEFEADTNLRLCLLIDTSGSMNFGPAGATRFDYAKKLAGTLAYIAAQQGDAVGLHSLAEKSVEIPAKRGASHLGVVLDQMAGLQPVGDTTLLTALHDAAEKIRQRALVVIFSDLFVPPAELKSAIQHLRFRKHDVTVFHLLDQKELDFDFDRPARFIDMEGGEAVLADPSLIARNYREAVKQYMMEIDDLVRTTAIDYHRVKLHEKYDDVLVKFLLARIQKKGGR; encoded by the coding sequence ATGGCTGAATCATCTCGATCATTCCTCGACCCAGCGGTCCTTTCGCGCCTCATCGCGCTGCCGCTGAACGCCCGCCAAGCCATGCTCGGCAACGTCTCCGGCAAGCATCGTAGCCCCGTGCGCGGTTCCTCGCTCGAATTCGCGCAATACCGCAAATACGTCCCCGGCGATGACACACGACGCCTCGACTGGCGCACCTGGGGGCGCAGCGACCGCTTTTACATCAAGGAATTCGAGGCCGACACGAACCTGCGACTCTGCCTGCTCATCGACACCAGTGGCAGCATGAACTTCGGCCCTGCTGGTGCCACACGCTTCGACTACGCCAAAAAACTCGCCGGCACGCTCGCCTACATCGCCGCGCAGCAGGGCGACGCCGTCGGTCTGCATTCTCTCGCCGAAAAATCGGTCGAAATTCCCGCCAAGCGCGGTGCATCGCATCTCGGCGTCGTGCTCGATCAAATGGCCGGCCTCCAGCCCGTCGGCGATACCACGCTGCTCACCGCGCTGCACGACGCCGCCGAAAAAATCCGCCAACGCGCTCTCGTCGTCATCTTCAGCGACCTGTTCGTGCCGCCCGCCGAACTGAAGTCCGCCATTCAGCACCTGCGCTTCCGCAAGCACGACGTCACCGTGTTTCATCTGCTCGATCAAAAGGAACTCGACTTCGATTTCGACCGCCCCGCCCGTTTCATCGACATGGAAGGCGGCGAAGCCGTCCTCGCCGACCCCAGCCTCATCGCCCGCAACTACCGCGAGGCCGTGAAGCAATACATGATGGAAATCGACGACCTCGTCCGCACCACCGCCATCGACTACCACCGCGTGAAGCTGCACGAGAAATACGACGACGTGCTCGTGAAGTTCTTGCTGGCACGGATTCAGAAGAAAGGAGGCCGGTGA
- a CDS encoding BatA domain-containing protein, whose translation MTFLVPALLLALPLAALPVIIHLIHLYRRRQVKWAAMMFLRMAQRMNKGLSRLRQILILAFRVLAVAAILFVITRPMAGGLLGLTGGVPDTVIVLLDRSASMEQQNLATGTSKRAAGIAKLSQALRDTVGTRSKLVLIENAHLQPQLLEKPESLVDLPLTGPTDTTADVPALLQGALDYITTNQTGRTDVWVLSDLRQSDWDAASGRWQALRGAFTSLKGLRFHLLTYAQPVSQNLAVSVERAVRRETADKAELLLDLRITRDAATATPTELPLRFVINDVSTTMKVEMKDSQLVLQGHAIPIDKTTKRGSGRVELPADASPSDNVFHFVFDEPAVLRSVIITEDETEAGPLQAALEAAADPTRKYAATVLPVSRAAEIAWDDTALIIWHAALPKADDLITQQLRNHLNSGRSILFLPTEAPNNETFGGLHWGAWSGDSKPASVEWWRNDSGLLANTRSGTSLPVGELEVTRRCEILGEGTPLARLAENKPLLMRADIPGDGNAWFLGTLPGSGSSSLARDGVVMFAMLHRALNEGASTLGKAQQREAVATDTLNDWKRAGEAMLSSEQSLRAGILTKDDKLIALNRPLREDRSETLGKTALAELFAGLDHHIIEDQVENETSLASEIWRTFLFFMALALLGEALLCMPGKREVRPSAA comes from the coding sequence ATGACCTTCCTCGTTCCAGCGTTGCTCCTCGCCCTGCCGCTCGCGGCGCTGCCGGTGATCATTCATTTGATCCACCTGTATCGGCGGCGGCAGGTGAAGTGGGCGGCGATGATGTTTCTGCGCATGGCGCAGCGCATGAACAAGGGGCTGTCGCGGCTGCGGCAGATTCTCATTCTGGCGTTTCGCGTGCTGGCAGTGGCGGCGATCTTGTTTGTCATCACGCGGCCGATGGCGGGCGGCTTGCTCGGGCTCACCGGTGGCGTGCCGGACACGGTGATCGTGCTGCTCGACCGTTCGGCGAGCATGGAGCAGCAAAACCTCGCCACCGGCACCAGCAAGCGTGCGGCAGGCATCGCGAAGCTCTCGCAGGCCTTGCGCGACACCGTTGGCACGCGGTCGAAGCTCGTGCTGATCGAGAATGCGCATCTTCAGCCGCAGTTGCTCGAAAAACCGGAATCACTCGTTGATCTGCCGCTCACCGGCCCCACGGACACCACGGCGGATGTGCCTGCGCTGCTGCAAGGCGCGCTCGATTACATCACCACGAATCAAACCGGACGCACCGACGTGTGGGTGCTCAGCGATCTGCGCCAAAGCGACTGGGATGCGGCCAGCGGACGCTGGCAGGCGCTGCGCGGTGCTTTCACCAGCCTCAAAGGCCTGCGCTTTCATCTGCTGACCTACGCGCAGCCCGTGTCGCAAAATCTCGCCGTCTCCGTCGAGCGTGCCGTGCGCCGCGAAACCGCCGACAAAGCCGAACTGCTGCTCGATCTGCGCATCACACGCGACGCGGCCACCGCAACGCCCACCGAGCTGCCGCTGCGATTTGTCATCAATGATGTGAGCACCACGATGAAGGTCGAGATGAAGGACTCGCAGCTCGTGCTGCAAGGCCACGCCATTCCCATCGACAAAACGACGAAACGCGGCTCTGGCCGCGTGGAACTGCCCGCCGATGCTTCGCCCTCCGACAATGTCTTCCATTTTGTCTTCGATGAACCGGCCGTGCTGCGTTCCGTGATCATCACCGAGGACGAAACTGAGGCCGGACCACTGCAAGCCGCACTCGAAGCCGCCGCCGATCCCACGCGCAAGTATGCTGCCACCGTGCTGCCCGTCTCCCGCGCCGCCGAAATCGCGTGGGACGACACCGCGCTTATCATCTGGCACGCGGCATTGCCCAAGGCGGACGATTTGATCACCCAACAACTCAGGAATCATCTCAACTCAGGACGCAGCATCCTGTTCCTACCCACGGAAGCACCTAACAACGAAACCTTCGGCGGCCTGCACTGGGGTGCGTGGAGCGGCGACAGCAAACCCGCCTCCGTCGAGTGGTGGCGCAACGACTCCGGCCTGCTCGCCAACACGCGCAGCGGCACCTCACTGCCCGTTGGCGAGCTCGAAGTGACTCGGCGTTGCGAAATCCTCGGCGAAGGCACACCGCTGGCACGACTCGCCGAAAACAAGCCGCTGCTCATGCGTGCGGACATTCCCGGTGATGGCAACGCCTGGTTCCTCGGCACGCTGCCCGGTTCCGGAAGTTCCAGCCTCGCGCGTGATGGCGTAGTGATGTTCGCCATGCTGCATCGTGCCTTGAATGAAGGTGCCAGCACGCTCGGCAAAGCGCAGCAACGCGAAGCCGTCGCCACCGACACGCTGAATGACTGGAAACGAGCCGGAGAAGCGATGCTGAGTTCCGAACAATCGCTGCGTGCTGGCATTCTCACCAAAGACGACAAACTCATCGCCCTGAACCGCCCGCTGCGCGAAGACCGGTCCGAAACGCTCGGCAAGACTGCTCTCGCCGAACTCTTTGCCGGACTCGATCATCACATCATTGAGGACCAGGTCGAAAACGAAACCAGTCTCGCCAGCGAAATCTGGAGAACGTTCTTGTTCTTTATGGCGCTCGCACTGCTCGGTGAGGCGCTGCTTTGCATGCCGGGGAAACGTGAAGTTCGACCCAGCGCTGCCTGA
- a CDS encoding squalene--hopene cyclase, whose product MRRSVLITIFGLCVALCPSPFALHAQDPALRFGGAIPQEVETVYERGLAWLASKQSEQGNWQGGNDGAGVDGICLMAFLASGEDPNFGRYAANIRRALRAIIRSQDASTGYLPNSMYHHGFAMLALSEAYGAVDESLLWEGGKPVRTIGQALDLAVRCAGTSQKANRWGGWRYMPNSTDADTSVTGAVLMGLLAARNAGMEVSDEVINAALEYMRRSTGKDGSVAYAGGFGGFGESMNRSAIATLVSAVSKHKDSEEFKATLKHITERLEHTEGNYKEYFRYYMAQALFQGDYASWQKWNAATARVLSESQAPDGSFNNEAYATGMSLLAMALNYRFLPIYER is encoded by the coding sequence ATGCGGCGAAGCGTCCTCATAACGATCTTTGGCTTGTGCGTTGCTCTTTGCCCTTCGCCCTTTGCCCTTCACGCCCAAGATCCCGCGCTGCGTTTCGGCGGAGCGATTCCGCAGGAAGTTGAAACCGTGTACGAGCGCGGCCTTGCCTGGCTGGCATCGAAGCAGAGCGAGCAGGGCAACTGGCAGGGCGGCAACGATGGCGCCGGTGTGGATGGCATCTGCCTCATGGCCTTTCTGGCGAGCGGTGAGGATCCGAACTTCGGCCGTTACGCGGCGAACATCCGTCGTGCGCTGCGTGCCATCATCCGCAGCCAGGATGCGAGCACCGGTTACCTGCCCAACAGCATGTACCATCACGGTTTTGCCATGCTCGCACTCTCCGAGGCCTACGGAGCGGTGGATGAATCGCTGCTGTGGGAAGGCGGCAAGCCGGTCCGCACGATCGGGCAGGCGCTCGATCTCGCGGTCCGCTGTGCCGGCACCTCGCAGAAGGCGAACCGCTGGGGTGGCTGGCGTTACATGCCGAACTCGACGGACGCGGACACCTCGGTGACGGGCGCGGTGCTGATGGGGTTGCTGGCCGCGCGCAACGCGGGCATGGAGGTCTCTGATGAAGTCATCAATGCCGCGCTGGAGTACATGCGCCGCAGCACCGGCAAGGATGGCAGCGTGGCCTACGCCGGCGGCTTTGGCGGCTTCGGCGAGTCGATGAACCGCAGCGCCATCGCCACGCTCGTCTCCGCCGTGTCGAAGCACAAGGATTCCGAGGAGTTCAAGGCCACGCTGAAGCACATCACCGAGCGGCTGGAGCACACCGAGGGCAACTACAAGGAGTACTTCCGCTACTACATGGCGCAGGCCTTGTTCCAGGGCGACTACGCCTCGTGGCAGAAGTGGAACGCCGCCACCGCCCGCGTGCTCAGTGAGAGCCAGGCGCCGGATGGCAGCTTCAACAACGAGGCCTACGCCACCGGCATGTCCCTGCTGGCCATGGCGCTGAACTACCGCTTCCTGCCGATCTATGAACGCTAA
- a CDS encoding TlpA disulfide reductase family protein codes for MNAKRILTFLALACVTRASELHWQNGEWIGGHLMEVADDHVVWRSEIFTEPLKVSLSVLRRVGKLPEDRPTKEPFSIRMADGTRLYGNVVGISATTIALKSARFGTMRIERSAVASIKRLSGAGILFAAPTSTNGWIESDVKNNKKLWRVIPGAALRQYGWNRSATLPLELPEQVEMQFNLTSTVRPEFKLDLKVSAQEKVTIETWVDDVVLQGRVFQSLKTLKDTDHRVAMTLFWNRKTGLCAIYNADGKKLAETSKPPVEDEKEKAAEKKPADKAGGGLFGALLGVVQGVAQAKVDAARAQVRVTSSTADNTPAGFTLLNKGPDLKLEGLRIRAWDGTLPTDITDARPRVELADGHHLKASVVRADAAGLTVRAKDTGKETTLPWDKVLGVEMEPPSPFYSALSPGTELWFADGEWISGLLLHMRNEVATMKTGWCKDPVSFKYGEARRMDLRENKPGPKSPDLATLDTLIMDKKKPLHGTLDAGGEPQPRWRVVGGLSSVAMINPANFEITRAATAQPEGIRSDALFYLNNGDVVPGTLRAIDAKLVDLDSSLAAVKQLPAEKLQAIQFGGAPLNLDGFEDPGWQRVRGDEKVVKRNGKAAIDFEPGGSWGHPSFMQVNELSFTLLSNGFSALRVRLFCDGVNPAAPSTNLLFGHMGSEVCFGLESSGDQMDRQFRLRTTGPMPVRITISENNIEVFFNGVSARKIVLTPKMLSGSGLIIEPFSLWGNGERDVKINSFSARIAPGRLAVPVVDLRAKEHALTVPRFRKEDPPRHALLAANGDLLRGVIEAATAKHFSIRSGLETIQVPRDRVKAAVWLVKPADAVSDAFEARAKEGDPPAITHWLLLNNGGRLGLKVERFANDAVVGKNALLGDCRVPLPQIHIIRTATPPDSAAMLALRDWKLKFAPEPVLPETGGQSSPLLNKDAKPFKLPLLAGGDFDLAQEKGKVIVLDFWATWCGPCIKSLPDMIDQMSAFDAKKVRFIGVNQAEAKEAVKTFLETRGWKFEVALDANQRVGQSFGVEGIPHTVVIGPDGKVAYVKTGYEPDGAKKIAEMVKKLLEK; via the coding sequence ATGAACGCTAAACGCATCCTCACCTTCCTGGCGCTGGCATGTGTGACCCGCGCCTCTGAACTGCATTGGCAGAATGGCGAATGGATCGGCGGCCATTTGATGGAGGTCGCGGACGATCATGTCGTCTGGCGCTCGGAAATATTCACCGAGCCGCTCAAGGTCAGCCTGAGCGTGCTGCGTCGTGTGGGCAAGCTGCCGGAAGACCGGCCGACGAAGGAGCCCTTCAGCATCCGCATGGCCGATGGCACGCGGCTCTATGGCAACGTCGTCGGCATAAGCGCGACGACGATCGCGTTGAAGTCCGCACGCTTTGGCACCATGCGGATCGAGCGCAGCGCCGTGGCGAGCATCAAGCGTCTCAGCGGCGCGGGCATTCTGTTTGCGGCACCCACGAGCACGAACGGGTGGATCGAAAGCGATGTTAAAAACAACAAGAAGCTCTGGCGGGTGATTCCCGGAGCCGCTTTGAGGCAGTACGGCTGGAATCGCAGCGCGACCCTGCCCTTGGAGCTGCCGGAGCAGGTGGAGATGCAGTTCAACCTCACGTCCACCGTGCGGCCGGAGTTCAAGCTCGACCTCAAAGTCTCCGCGCAGGAGAAGGTGACCATCGAAACCTGGGTGGATGATGTCGTGCTGCAAGGCCGCGTGTTTCAAAGCCTCAAGACGCTCAAGGATACCGATCATCGCGTGGCGATGACGCTGTTTTGGAATCGCAAGACCGGCCTGTGCGCCATTTACAATGCGGACGGCAAAAAGCTGGCGGAAACGAGCAAGCCGCCGGTGGAAGATGAAAAAGAGAAGGCTGCGGAGAAAAAACCTGCGGACAAGGCGGGCGGCGGCCTGTTTGGCGCTTTGCTCGGCGTGGTTCAGGGCGTGGCCCAGGCCAAGGTCGATGCCGCTCGTGCGCAAGTCCGCGTGACCTCCAGCACAGCAGACAACACACCGGCGGGATTCACGCTGCTGAACAAAGGGCCTGATCTGAAGCTGGAAGGCCTGCGCATCCGCGCCTGGGACGGCACGCTGCCCACCGACATCACGGACGCGCGTCCACGCGTGGAACTGGCGGACGGTCATCATCTCAAGGCTTCCGTCGTGCGGGCCGATGCCGCTGGTTTGACCGTGCGCGCCAAAGACACCGGCAAGGAAACGACCCTGCCATGGGACAAGGTGCTCGGCGTCGAGATGGAGCCGCCCTCGCCCTTTTACAGCGCGCTTTCACCGGGCACGGAGTTGTGGTTTGCGGATGGCGAATGGATCTCCGGCCTGCTCCTGCACATGCGCAACGAGGTGGCGACGATGAAGACCGGCTGGTGCAAAGATCCCGTGTCCTTCAAATACGGCGAAGCCCGCCGCATGGACCTGCGCGAGAACAAACCCGGTCCCAAATCACCCGATCTCGCCACGTTGGACACGCTCATCATGGACAAGAAAAAGCCGCTGCACGGCACGCTCGATGCCGGGGGCGAGCCCCAGCCGCGCTGGCGTGTGGTTGGCGGCTTGAGCTCCGTCGCCATGATCAATCCCGCGAACTTCGAGATCACGCGGGCTGCCACGGCGCAGCCGGAGGGCATCCGCAGCGACGCCCTGTTTTATCTGAACAATGGAGACGTGGTGCCAGGAACGCTGCGGGCGATTGATGCGAAGCTGGTCGATCTGGATTCCAGCCTCGCCGCAGTGAAGCAACTGCCGGCTGAAAAACTCCAGGCCATCCAGTTCGGCGGCGCTCCCTTGAATCTCGACGGTTTCGAAGACCCCGGCTGGCAGCGCGTGCGTGGCGATGAGAAAGTGGTGAAGCGCAACGGCAAGGCGGCGATTGATTTCGAACCCGGCGGCTCCTGGGGGCATCCGTCCTTCATGCAGGTGAACGAACTCAGCTTCACGCTGCTCAGCAACGGCTTCAGCGCTCTGCGCGTGCGGTTGTTCTGCGACGGCGTCAATCCCGCCGCGCCGAGCACGAACCTGCTCTTCGGCCACATGGGCAGCGAGGTGTGCTTCGGCCTCGAATCCAGCGGCGACCAGATGGACCGGCAGTTCCGCCTGCGCACCACCGGCCCCATGCCGGTGCGCATCACCATCAGCGAAAACAACATCGAGGTTTTCTTCAACGGCGTGTCCGCGCGCAAGATCGTGCTCACTCCGAAGATGCTCTCCGGCAGCGGCCTCATCATCGAGCCGTTCAGCCTGTGGGGGAATGGTGAGCGCGATGTGAAGATCAACTCATTCAGCGCACGCATCGCCCCGGGCCGTCTGGCCGTGCCGGTCGTCGATCTGCGGGCCAAGGAGCATGCGCTCACCGTGCCGCGCTTCCGCAAAGAAGATCCGCCGCGGCATGCGCTGCTCGCCGCGAACGGCGACCTGCTGCGTGGCGTGATCGAAGCCGCCACCGCGAAGCATTTTTCGATTCGCTCCGGTTTGGAGACCATCCAGGTGCCACGTGACCGCGTGAAGGCCGCCGTGTGGCTCGTCAAACCGGCGGATGCCGTCAGTGACGCCTTCGAAGCACGGGCGAAAGAGGGCGATCCGCCCGCCATCACACACTGGCTGCTGCTCAACAACGGCGGCCGGCTCGGCTTGAAGGTGGAACGCTTCGCCAACGATGCCGTGGTCGGCAAAAACGCCCTGCTCGGCGACTGCCGCGTGCCCTTGCCGCAGATCCACATCATCCGCACCGCCACGCCGCCGGACAGCGCCGCCATGCTGGCCCTGCGAGATTGGAAATTGAAGTTCGCGCCCGAACCCGTGCTGCCGGAGACCGGCGGGCAGAGTTCTCCGCTGCTCAACAAGGATGCCAAGCCCTTCAAACTGCCGCTGCTCGCTGGTGGTGACTTCGATCTCGCGCAGGAGAAGGGCAAAGTCATCGTCCTCGACTTCTGGGCCACTTGGTGCGGCCCCTGCATCAAATCCCTGCCCGACATGATCGATCAGATGTCCGCCTTCGATGCCAAAAAGGTCCGCTTCATCGGCGTCAATCAGGCCGAGGCCAAAGAAGCTGTGAAAACCTTCCTCGAAACCCGCGGCTGGAAGTTTGAAGTCGCCCTCGATGCCAACCAACGCGTCGGCCAGTCCTTCGGCGTCGAAGGCATCCCCCACACCGTCGTCATCGGCCCCGATGGCAAGGTGGCGTATGTGAAGACCGGCTATGAACCCGATGGCGCGAAGAAGATCGCGGAGATGGTGAAGAAGCTGTTGGAGAAATAG
- a CDS encoding helix-turn-helix transcriptional regulator — protein MSQPAAPPTLPAPPPQVIPADTVYAALGDPTRRRILQILAHGQSHTATTLAGNVGKRLDATLKHLVALRGAGLVVTAENPQDGRRLLYRLTPAIPVTKTTTGWEMDFGYCMVRC, from the coding sequence ATGAGCCAGCCAGCCGCGCCTCCCACCCTGCCCGCGCCACCACCGCAGGTCATCCCGGCGGATACCGTCTATGCCGCGCTCGGCGATCCCACGCGGCGGAGGATTCTCCAAATCCTCGCCCACGGTCAATCTCACACCGCCACGACTCTGGCAGGCAACGTCGGCAAACGACTCGACGCCACGCTCAAACACCTCGTCGCGTTGCGCGGTGCTGGTCTGGTGGTGACGGCGGAGAACCCGCAAGACGGCCGCCGTCTCCTCTACCGCCTCACTCCCGCCATCCCCGTGACCAAGACCACCACCGGCTGGGAGATGGACTTCGGGTATTGTATGGTGCGGTGCTGA
- a CDS encoding DUF695 domain-containing protein — protein sequence MSVCPNHDWDSYSYSTDSGPVIVGFHTEANKIDQSKYPYCARVIITIKAPNHNGGPAQDEAQILWDMEDRLVEALDAASVPCLLLGRLTHSGRRELVFQVADYTPFRPPVGRWIREHAAYETDVSEHDGWDFYFESVWPSETSWLLIMDRRVVDNLVKAGSDASKPHSLEFVFRGDQSALQEMQTALSSRGYTLLDFSPDESRLIMARSMTLDVGEIFRESVAHHELCGSLGVEYDGWGALTVS from the coding sequence ATGAGCGTTTGCCCTAACCACGACTGGGACTCTTATTCTTACAGCACCGACAGCGGCCCAGTTATTGTGGGTTTCCACACGGAGGCGAACAAGATTGATCAGAGCAAGTATCCATATTGCGCCAGAGTTATTATCACGATCAAGGCCCCCAACCACAACGGAGGCCCTGCACAGGACGAGGCCCAGATTCTATGGGATATGGAGGATCGTTTGGTCGAAGCTCTTGATGCTGCTTCAGTCCCTTGCCTGCTCCTTGGTCGTCTTACACACAGCGGCAGACGCGAGTTGGTGTTTCAGGTTGCTGATTACACCCCTTTTCGCCCACCAGTTGGGCGTTGGATTCGGGAGCACGCAGCTTATGAGACCGATGTTTCTGAGCATGACGGATGGGACTTTTACTTTGAGTCTGTTTGGCCCTCAGAGACCTCATGGTTGCTGATCATGGATCGCCGTGTTGTAGATAACCTCGTGAAGGCTGGCAGTGACGCATCGAAGCCACATTCGCTGGAGTTCGTCTTTCGGGGAGATCAAAGTGCTTTGCAGGAGATGCAGACGGCGCTCTCTTCCCGTGGATATACGCTTCTCGACTTCTCGCCCGATGAGTCTCGTTTGATCATGGCTCGCAGTATGACTCTGGACGTCGGCGAGATTTTCAGGGAGAGTGTAGCCCATCACGAACTATGTGGGAGTCTTGGAGTTGAGTATGACGGGTGGGGAGCGTTGACAGTCTCATGA